CTTTCAAGGTCATTTGCTGCTCCTATAAAGCACTTTTTAAGCAAAGTACCATCTACGTATTCAATCTTCACTATAGTACCTCCTTACTACTTTTGCACCCTAATATCCTGTACAAAAACATTTACTTTCTCTACCTCTAATCCTGTTAAATTTTCCACATTGAATTTTACCTTCTCAATAATATTTTCAGCTACAACAGAAATATTTATACCATATTCTAAAATAACGAATAAGTCCACTAATACTCTATTATCTTTTGTATTAACTTTTATTCCTTTGGCTAAATTTTCCCATTTTAGCAATTCAAATAGTCCATCAGTTGTATTTTTACTAGCCATACCTACTATTCCATAACTCTCCATGGCTGAAAGTCCTGCTAAGGTTGCAATTACATTATCATCTATACTAATATAACCTAAATCTTGTTTTACCTTCGCCACCATATAATATCTCCTCCTATATATAATACATTCCATTATATAATTATATATTACCCTATTAAAATAAATAGTTCAACTAATTTATAGCACAAATTTATTTTCCCCACAAAGATTGTTGCATTTATTATGCTCATTGTGTTAAAATAATATATGTTATTCTTTTTTTCTAAATTTTGTTATCATTGTTTTAAGTTCATTGTTACAGGAAGTTAAGGAGGTGTTTTTAATGGGAAAAGTTTGTTCAGTTTGTGGAAAAGGAAAAATATATGGAAGTAAAGTCTCTTTTTCAAATAGGAGAAGTAATAGAAATTGGAAACCAAATATAAGAAAAGTAAAAGCTACAGTAGACGGAACTACTAAGAGAATTAATGTATGTACTGATTGTTTAAAATCAGGTCGTGTAGAAAGAGCATTATAAAAAATATAATTAACAAGGAAAATGGCTTCCCATATGAAGTATTGGAAGCCTGTTTTTATTTCCATATCCATTTCAATATATAAATTCCTATACAAATTAACATAGCGCCTAGTAAAAAAAATATAAGTTCTAAAGGTACAACTTTTATAACGATTATTATTCCCAGGAGTATAGAAAGTCCTCCTAAAATTTTTTTAGTTTTATATTGAAGGTATATCTTTTTCATTTGATACCACCTCTAATTATATTCAATCTTAATATATATTATTCATAAATTATTTAATAGTTACAAAAATATATAAAGTCTACTACCTAAAAAACTATGGATTTAATACTGGAAAGTTTCAAAAAAAGAAAAAAGCCTAATATAGGCTTTTAATCTTTTGACACAATAACTAAACAAGTCCCTTTATGAATCTCTATAATACCTCTTTTTTCTATTATTTTGTTACTTATACCATAGGTAGAAGAAAAAGAAAATTCCTCTTTATCTGTTTCATATTTAAAACCTTTCAAAGTGACTACTGCACCCTCATCATTTAAAGGAATAATAGAAACAAAATAACCCTCTTCCTTTTCCAAAACAAATTTTTTATCTGTAATATATATTGTATTTTTATGGCTAAGTATTTGGCCTTCAATTCCTTTCTCTAATAATCTTCTTAGCAAGAATATATTAGCTAAAGTATGGTCAAATCTACTTCCAGTTACACCTACAAGTATTATCTTATCAACCTTTTTATCCATTAAATATTTAATTGCTAATTCTGTATCTGTATAATCTTTTTCCTTAGGAAATTTATTTATTTCTACATTAGTTTCCTTTAAGTTTTTTAATGTATTCTCGTCAATAGAATCCAAATCACCAACTACTAAATCTGGATTAATACCAATATTAATTAAATGATTTGCTCCTCCATCCGCACAAATTACATAATCCGCTGTTTTAGCTAAATCTATTAATACATTATAATTTTTTATTTCTCCACTTCCTATAATAAGTCCTATCATAGATTCATCCCTTTACTTTACTTTTCAATTCTACTTAGAGGTTTCCACAAAAGCACCAAAATAATTGATGAAATAATGAATTCTGGTAATAAATATTGCCCATTATATATAATAGAATAAATCCAAGGATTTTGGTCTCCTGCATATTCAGCAAAGAATATTATTCCAGATAATAAATGAGAAACCATTCTTCCAAAAATAGCTAACAGCACTGCAAAAACTACTTTAAAATAATCCTTTCCATCCATATCTTTGGTTTTCTTTATAGTAGCTATTCCAGCCATACCCAAAAAACCATAAGCAATAGGATAATCTAATAAGAATTGTACTGGGTGGTAAAAATAAGGTTTTAAAATAAAATGTAATACTCCATATATAGCACCAACAAATACCCCTGGCCCAACTCCCCATCTCATAGCAAAAAACATGATTGGAATCATACTTCCTGCTGTAACAGATCCTCCGTGGGGAGCTTGATATACTATTATATAGCTTAATAAAACCGATAATGCAATCATAACTCCCCCCTCAGCCAGCATATTAACGCTCCACTTTTTATTATTCATTTTTTATCATCCTCCTTAAGAATATAAATAGCCCATAACCTGAAAAGATTATGGGCTTTATTCTCCATTTAACAACAACACTTTCCTACGCTAGCATTACCTAGTTCAGGTTTTAAAGGGTCGGAATAACTATTCCCTCTCAGCTAAAAAGCTCCCCTAGTGAAAAACTATTATATTGTAATTACAGTATAGCATATATAATACAAGTGAGTCAATAGGGACCGTCCCTATTGGCTCACTTATTTATAAAGCTTTAAAGGCTTTTGTGTTTTCTATTATATCTTCCTCATTAAATATTGCAGAACCAACTACTAATATATCTACACCAAAGTCTATTATTTCTTTTGCATTTTCTAATTTAATTCCACCATCTACTTCAATTTCAACATCTAGTTCTCTATCATTAATTATTTTTCTTAATTCTTTAATTTTCTTTTCCATACTTGGTATGAAAGCCTGTCCTCCAAAACCTGGGTTTACTGTCATTATAAGAATCATATCTACATCATCTAAAATATATTCTATCGCATTTAAAGGGGTAGATGGATTAATAGCAACCCCAGCCTTAACTCCAAAGCCTTTAATTTCTTGAATAGTTCTATGAAGGTGTATAGATGCCTCTTCATGAACAGTTATAATATTAGCTCCCGCCTTAACGAAATCTTCAATAAACCTTTCTGGTCTATCTACCATTAAATGCACATCAAAAGGTAGTGAAGTAGTTTTCCTTATTTCTTTTACTATAGGAGCACCAAAAGTAATATTAGGAACAAATATACCATCCATTACATCTAGATGAACTAAGTCCGCCCCACCTTTTTCGATTTTCTTTATTTCACTATCTAGCTTACTAAAATTAGAAGACAAAATTGAGGGAGAAATTTTTGCCACATTAATACCTCCTTATATTTTCTATTTCATTTAGAAATTTTAAATAATTTTTATAACGACTATTACTTATTACTCCTGTTCCTAGCCTGTTCTTTATTTCACAATCAGGCTCTTTTTCATGTAAGCAACTATCAAATCGACATAAATAATTGACATCTTTCATTTCCTTAAAATAATTTCTTAATTCTTCTTTTTTATTTATAAAGCTTAAATCTAGTGCACTAAAACCAGGAGTATCTAGTACATAACCTCCCATATCAAGTTCTAGTAATTCTACATGTCTTGTAGTATGTTTTCCCCTTTTAGTTTTATTACTAATTCCTCCAGTTTCTAATTTTAAATCTGGTTGTATAACATTTAATAAGGAGGATTTTCCCACACCTGAAGGACCTGCTAAAACAGTCACTTCATCTTTTAAGACATCTTTTAATTCATCAATTCCTGCATTATCTACAGTACTAGTAAAAATAACTTTATAACCTATTTTTTCATAAATCTTTTTTATTTCCTTCTTTTCACTATCTGTTATTAAATCAGTTTTATTGATGCATATAACGGCATTTAATTTTTCATGCTCAATAGAAAGTAAGAATCTATCTAAAAGCCAATAATTAATATTAGGTTTCTTAACACTCATAACTACAATAGCCTGTTTTACATTAGCAACAGGAGGCCTCAATAATTGAGACTCCCTGTTTTTTATTTCTTCGATATAACCAGTATTATCCTCTGGATTAATTCTGATTTTAACTCTATCTCCTATTAAGGGAGTTATTTTTTCTTCTCTAAAAACTCCCCTAGCCCTAGATTCATAAATTCCTTCATCAGTTTTTACATAATAAAAGCCACCGATACCTTTTATTATTATACCTTCAAGCATCACATACCTCCCCATATTTTTAAAATTCAATTGTTATATTTTGTAATTAGTCTTCCTCTCCTGGTTCTCCTGGCTCTTCTGGCTCTCCTGGCTCACTTGGTTCAGGTTCCTCCGACTTCGGCCCTTTACTTACAATTAAAGTTACTGTAGTGTTTTTCTTAACCTTATTTCCTGCTGATGGATTTTGTTTTATTACAATTCCTTTTGGTTGATCACTATACTCATATTTCACATTAGCCGATAGACCAGATGCAACTATTGCATTCTTTGCATCTTTTTCACTTTGACCAATAACTCCTGGAACACTAATTTTTTCTTCCTTTGGCTTTTCTTTAGGTGGTCCGCTACTTACATGTAATGTAACTACAGTATTTTTATTTACTTGGCCTCCTGCTTGATAATTTTGCCATATTACAATATCTTTTGAATATTGCTTACTTTCCTTAGGGATTACTTCCCCAACAGCTAAACCAGCTGCAATTATTGCGTTCTTTGCATCCTTTATATTTTGCCCTATTAAATTAGGCATTGTAACTGTTACCCTTTCTGGTCCCTTACTTA
The genomic region above belongs to Tissierellales bacterium and contains:
- a CDS encoding Asp23/Gls24 family envelope stress response protein translates to MVAKVKQDLGYISIDDNVIATLAGLSAMESYGIVGMASKNTTDGLFELLKWENLAKGIKVNTKDNRVLVDLFVILEYGINISVVAENIIEKVKFNVENLTGLEVEKVNVFVQDIRVQK
- the rpmB gene encoding 50S ribosomal protein L28, translating into MGKVCSVCGKGKIYGSKVSFSNRRSNRNWKPNIRKVKATVDGTTKRINVCTDCLKSGRVERAL
- a CDS encoding thiamine diphosphokinase, with protein sequence MIGLIIGSGEIKNYNVLIDLAKTADYVICADGGANHLINIGINPDLVVGDLDSIDENTLKNLKETNVEINKFPKEKDYTDTELAIKYLMDKKVDKIILVGVTGSRFDHTLANIFLLRRLLEKGIEGQILSHKNTIYITDKKFVLEKEEGYFVSIIPLNDEGAVVTLKGFKYETDKEEFSFSSTYGISNKIIEKRGIIEIHKGTCLVIVSKD
- the thiT gene encoding energy-coupled thiamine transporter ThiT, which codes for MNNKKWSVNMLAEGGVMIALSVLLSYIIVYQAPHGGSVTAGSMIPIMFFAMRWGVGPGVFVGAIYGVLHFILKPYFYHPVQFLLDYPIAYGFLGMAGIATIKKTKDMDGKDYFKVVFAVLLAIFGRMVSHLLSGIIFFAEYAGDQNPWIYSIIYNGQYLLPEFIISSIILVLLWKPLSRIEK
- the rpe gene encoding ribulose-phosphate 3-epimerase; the encoded protein is MAKISPSILSSNFSKLDSEIKKIEKGGADLVHLDVMDGIFVPNITFGAPIVKEIRKTTSLPFDVHLMVDRPERFIEDFVKAGANIITVHEEASIHLHRTIQEIKGFGVKAGVAINPSTPLNAIEYILDDVDMILIMTVNPGFGGQAFIPSMEKKIKELRKIINDRELDVEIEVDGGIKLENAKEIIDFGVDILVVGSAIFNEEDIIENTKAFKAL
- the rsgA gene encoding ribosome small subunit-dependent GTPase A, whose translation is MLEGIIIKGIGGFYYVKTDEGIYESRARGVFREEKITPLIGDRVKIRINPEDNTGYIEEIKNRESQLLRPPVANVKQAIVVMSVKKPNINYWLLDRFLLSIEHEKLNAVICINKTDLITDSEKKEIKKIYEKIGYKVIFTSTVDNAGIDELKDVLKDEVTVLAGPSGVGKSSLLNVIQPDLKLETGGISNKTKRGKHTTRHVELLELDMGGYVLDTPGFSALDLSFINKKEELRNYFKEMKDVNYLCRFDSCLHEKEPDCEIKNRLGTGVISNSRYKNYLKFLNEIENIRRY